The Euphorbia lathyris chromosome 3, ddEupLath1.1, whole genome shotgun sequence genome contains a region encoding:
- the LOC136224347 gene encoding uncharacterized protein, with translation MSRYKTLISYVEETWLVHKEKFVVVWTKNFLHFGNTTTCRVESEHASLKQWLNTSTGSLDTVWQKVHKQIEAQASHIRYMLEQSRLRKGVSYSGFPFNHLVCKVSHYCMQLINVELARMRSLSHEVNARCGCVLRTSHQIPCAYEIKQAYESGDIISVERVHVFWRTLLINYGQTHETKGCHDQTEDERYFKSLVDQVSKGGPALLRNISILIHDQLHPDQAHYTEPDVKINVRGRPKSGKSTKRMPSAWEYNEPRRGRARSSSSSRSRGRSGRKSSSSSVHNFASSDGNTYEVNDFVHSDKVVGIYTLLDLLRSPTVPYTQLPTV, from the exons ATGAGCAGGTACAAAACTCTTATCTCGTAcgttgaggagacgtggttggtgcataaggagaagtttgttgttgtaTGGACGAAAAATTtcttacattttggcaacacaaccaCTTGTCgtgtggagagcgaacatgcgagtctaaagcaatggcttaatacatccaCAGGATCGTTGGACACGGTATGGCAAAAGGTTCATAAGCAGATAGAAGCCCAGGCATCTCATATCAG gtacatgcttgagcagtccAGGCTTCGTAAAGGAGTCTCTTACTCCGGATTCCCCTTTAACCACCTGGTATGCAAAGTCTCACACTACTGCATGCAActgatcaatgttgagttagCTCGCATGAGAAGTTTGAGCCATGAAGTGAATGCGCGTTGCGGAtgtgtattgagaacctctcatcagataccatgtgcatACGAGATCAAACAAGCTTATGAGTCCGGCGATATTATAAGTGTTGAGAGGGTTCATGTTTTCTGGAGAacacttttgattaattatggCCAGACTCATGAAACTAAAGGGTGTCATGATCAGACAGAAGATGAGAGATATTTTAAATCCTTAGTTGACCAGGTATCTAAAGGTGGCCCAGCCTTGCTGCGAAACATTTCAATACTTAtacatgatcaactacaccctgatcaagcACATTACACCGAACCTGATGTGAAAATTAACGTTCGAGGACGACCGAAGTCGGGTAAATCTACAAAACGTATGCCTAGTGCCTGGGAGTACAACGAACCTCGGCGTGGACGTGCTCGTTCTAGTAGTTCGTCTAGGAGCCGTGGTAGAAGTGGTAGGAaaagctcttcatcatctgttcatAATTTTGCATCCTCGG ATGGAAATACGTATGAAGTTAATGATTTCGTGCATTCTGACAAAGTAGTTGGGATCTATACGCTTCTGGATCTGCTGAGAAGCCCCACCGTACCATACACACAGCTTCCCACAGTATAA
- the LOC136223219 gene encoding NAC domain-containing protein 72-like — translation MANFSFALDDIPSDEAIIKQLLSNREKLESNCDVFGDKDPWMLFDKDAPLVHYVFVDLRKRKEINNGKRVKRTAGCGTWTYRVSKKVCNSEGQHIGFKRFRVFQPIGGDMADNGRWVMNEYLTTEYGDDYVLCAIRNKVLEPRREKRILAYGDGCVIDITTGEKIDIDEPNE, via the exons ATGGCaaacttttcttttgctttggaTGATATTCCAAGCGATGAAGCAATTATCAAACAACTTCTTTCCAACAGGGAAAAGCTAGAGTCCAactgtgatgtttttggagataAAGATCCATGGATGCTTTTTGACAAAGACGCTCCTCTGGTGCATTATGTATTTGTGGATTTGAGGAAGAGGAAggaaattaataatggtaaaagAGTCAAAAGAACTGCTGGATGCGGAACTTGGACTTACCGAGTCAGTAAAAAGGTTTGCAACAGCGAAGGACAACATATTGGGTTCAAGAGGTTTAGGGTTTTTCAACCTATAGGTGGAGATATGGCAGATAATGGCCGTTGGGTGATGAACGAATATTTGACCACCGAGTACGGGGATGATTATGTTCTCTGCGCAATTAGAAACAAAGTATTGGAACCACGTCGTGAGAAGCGCATCTTGGCATATGGAGATGGTTGTGTTATTGATATTAC CACTGGAGAGAAGATAGACATTGATGAACCTAATGAATGA